From Senegalia massiliensis, a single genomic window includes:
- the proC gene encoding pyrroline-5-carboxylate reductase, with protein sequence MDKIIGFIGCGNMGKAMVGGIANSSILNSKNILVFDNHKENLDYVRKSFGVSVAKNKMEVAKESDFLFLAVKPNVYSDLINEIKNSIKEDVVIINIAAGKSIENIENDLGKKLKVVKAMPNTPALVGEGMTAISFNDKISNDEKEEILRIFKSFGDAEILEEKLMDVVTATSGSSPAYIFMLIEAMADGAVLNGMKREKAYKIASQAVLGSAKMVLETGKHPGELKDMVCSPGGTTIEAVSSLEKDGFRNAIINAMNICVKKSEKMNNR encoded by the coding sequence ATGGATAAAATAATTGGCTTTATTGGTTGTGGAAATATGGGAAAAGCAATGGTGGGAGGAATAGCAAATTCTAGTATATTGAATTCTAAAAATATATTAGTATTTGATAATCATAAGGAAAATTTAGACTATGTAAGAAAAAGCTTTGGAGTATCTGTAGCTAAAAATAAAATGGAAGTAGCAAAAGAATCTGATTTTTTATTTTTAGCTGTCAAGCCAAATGTTTATAGTGATTTAATAAATGAAATAAAAAATTCTATTAAAGAAGACGTAGTAATTATAAATATAGCAGCAGGAAAATCAATAGAAAATATTGAGAATGATCTTGGTAAAAAGTTAAAAGTAGTTAAAGCGATGCCCAACACACCGGCATTAGTTGGAGAAGGTATGACTGCTATATCTTTTAATGATAAAATTAGTAATGATGAAAAAGAAGAGATTCTAAGAATTTTTAAAAGTTTTGGAGATGCGGAGATTCTTGAAGAAAAATTAATGGATGTAGTAACTGCTACTAGTGGATCTTCTCCTGCTTATATATTTATGTTAATAGAGGCTATGGCTGATGGTGCAGTATTAAATGGTATGAAAAGAGAAAAAGCATATAAAATTGCATCTCAAGCTGTTCTAGGTTCTGCTAAAATGGTTTTAGAAACAGGAAAGCATCCGGGAGAATTAAAGGATATGGTTTGTTCACCTGGTGGAACTACTATTGAGGCAGTATCATCCCTAGAAAAAGATGGATTTAGAAATGCTATTATTAATGCTATGAATATATGTGTGAAAAAATCAGAGAAAATGAATAATAGATAA
- a CDS encoding urocanate hydratase: MDIKLPNTLPPKKEFIKGIRRAPVRELTLTQNEIKIALKNALRYIPEELHEEIAPEFLDELLTRGRIYGYRYRPEGKLYGKPIDEYKGKCIEGKSFQVMIDNNLDFDVALYPYELVTYGETGQVFQNWMQYRLVKMYLENLTDTQTLVIASGHPLGVFESSETSPRVIITNSLMVGMFDDQKNWIKAQAMGVANYGQMTAGGWMYIGPQGIVHGTYNTILNAGRIKLNVADDGDLRGYLFVSSGLGGMSGAQGKAAKIANAVSIIAEVDKSRIETRLEQGWIDESYEDLKSLFEKVEKSLQNKESIAYAYHGNIIDLLEYAVENNINIDLLSDQTSCHAPYDGGYCPQGLTFDERTELLDKDKEKFIELVDESLRHHFKLIQELSNSGTYFFDYGNSFMKAIYDAGEKTIAKNGVDESEGFIFPSYVEDIMGPMLFDYGYGPFRWVCLSRKHEDLIKTDKAAMDIIDPNRRGQDRDNYIWIRDAEKNGLVVGTEARILYQDAIGRRDIALKFNEMVRKGDIGPVMLGRDHHDTGGTDSPFRETANIKDGSNIMADMATHCFAGNAARGMSLIALHNGGGVGIGKSINGGFGMVLDGSKRVDEILRTSIPWDVMGGVARRNWARNENSIETCKEYNEKFSGSNHITIPNLADDKLINKLVK; encoded by the coding sequence ATGGATATTAAATTACCAAACACTTTGCCACCAAAAAAAGAATTTATTAAAGGCATACGAAGAGCACCTGTTAGGGAATTAACACTAACTCAAAACGAGATTAAGATAGCACTTAAAAATGCTTTAAGATATATTCCTGAAGAGTTACATGAAGAAATAGCACCTGAATTTTTAGATGAACTTCTTACTCGAGGAAGAATTTATGGCTATAGGTATAGACCTGAAGGTAAATTATATGGAAAGCCTATAGATGAATATAAAGGGAAATGTATAGAAGGAAAATCATTCCAAGTTATGATTGATAATAATTTAGATTTTGATGTAGCTTTATATCCTTATGAACTTGTAACATATGGTGAAACAGGTCAAGTTTTTCAAAATTGGATGCAATACAGATTAGTTAAAATGTATTTGGAAAACCTAACAGATACACAAACACTTGTGATTGCATCAGGACATCCTCTAGGAGTGTTTGAATCTTCGGAAACTAGTCCAAGGGTTATAATTACAAACTCTTTAATGGTAGGCATGTTTGATGATCAAAAAAATTGGATAAAAGCTCAAGCAATGGGAGTAGCTAATTATGGTCAAATGACAGCAGGAGGATGGATGTATATTGGTCCTCAAGGCATCGTTCATGGTACTTATAATACTATTCTTAATGCAGGTAGAATTAAATTGAATGTTGCTGATGATGGTGATTTAAGAGGGTATTTATTTGTTTCATCTGGTCTTGGAGGAATGAGTGGAGCTCAAGGAAAGGCTGCAAAAATTGCAAATGCAGTTTCTATAATAGCAGAAGTAGATAAATCAAGAATAGAGACTAGACTTGAACAAGGTTGGATAGATGAATCATACGAAGATTTAAAATCACTATTTGAAAAAGTAGAAAAATCATTACAAAATAAAGAATCTATTGCTTATGCATATCATGGTAACATAATTGATTTATTAGAATATGCAGTAGAAAATAATATAAATATTGATTTGCTTTCAGACCAAACTTCATGTCATGCTCCTTATGATGGTGGATATTGTCCACAAGGATTAACTTTTGATGAGAGAACTGAACTTTTAGATAAAGATAAAGAAAAATTCATTGAACTTGTGGATGAATCTTTAAGACATCATTTCAAATTAATACAAGAATTAAGTAATAGCGGAACATATTTCTTTGACTATGGAAATAGCTTTATGAAAGCTATTTATGATGCAGGTGAAAAAACTATTGCTAAAAATGGTGTTGATGAATCAGAAGGATTTATATTCCCATCTTATGTAGAAGATATTATGGGACCTATGTTATTCGATTATGGATATGGGCCATTTAGATGGGTGTGTTTAAGTAGAAAACATGAAGATTTAATAAAAACTGATAAAGCTGCGATGGATATAATAGATCCTAATAGAAGAGGTCAAGATAGAGATAATTATATTTGGATAAGAGATGCAGAAAAAAATGGTTTGGTTGTAGGAACTGAAGCTAGAATATTATATCAAGATGCAATAGGAAGACGTGATATAGCATTAAAATTTAATGAAATGGTAAGAAAAGGTGATATAGGTCCTGTGATGCTTGGTCGTGATCATCATGATACAGGAGGAACTGATTCTCCTTTTAGAGAAACAGCAAATATAAAAGATGGTAGCAATATAATGGCTGATATGGCAACACATTGTTTTGCAGGAAATGCTGCTAGAGGAATGAGTCTTATAGCTCTTCATAATGGAGGAGGAGTAGGAATAGGTAAATCCATAAATGGTGGATTTGGTATGGTTTTAGATGGTAGCAAAAGAGTTGATGAAATATTAAGAACTTCTATTCCATGGGATGTAATGGGTGGAGTTGCAAGAAGAAATTGGGCTAGAAATGAAAACTCTATAGAAACTTGTAAAGAGTATAATGAGAAGTTTTCTGGCAGTAACCATATAACTATACCTAATTTAGCAGATGATAAATTAATAAATAAATTAGTAAAATAA
- a CDS encoding glutathione peroxidase, whose protein sequence is MSIYDIEVKNINGEKVKLERFKNHVMLIVNTASEUGLKNQFGELEELYQKYKDNGFVVLAFPCNQFKNQEPLSNEEIKHKYPTNYDITYPIFEKLDVNGENEHALYKYLKKEQGGLLGSKKIKWNFTKFLIGKKGNVVNRFAPTTKPKDIETNIKELL, encoded by the coding sequence ATGAGTATATATGATATTGAAGTAAAAAATATTAATGGAGAAAAAGTTAAACTAGAAAGATTTAAAAATCATGTTATGTTAATTGTAAATACTGCATCTGAGTGAGGTCTTAAAAACCAATTTGGAGAATTGGAAGAATTATATCAAAAATATAAAGATAATGGATTTGTAGTTTTAGCATTTCCTTGTAATCAATTTAAAAATCAAGAACCACTTTCAAATGAAGAAATAAAACACAAGTATCCAACAAATTATGATATTACTTATCCCATATTTGAAAAATTAGATGTAAATGGTGAAAACGAGCATGCACTTTATAAATATCTAAAAAAAGAGCAAGGTGGACTACTGGGTAGTAAAAAAATAAAGTGGAATTTCACTAAATTTTTAATCGGTAAAAAAGGCAATGTTGTAAATAGATTTGCACCTACTACAAAACCTAAAGATATAGAAACTAATATAAAAGAATTATTATAA
- a CDS encoding phage holin family protein: MSIGKLIIKIIVAALAIAITAFFVPGMSNEGGVWSLVLAAIVIGLLDWTILKLTSIDASPFGRGIVGFIVAAVILYITGMLVEGFTVTLLGALIGALILGVVDVFIPEDKKVM; encoded by the coding sequence ATGAGTATAGGAAAATTAATTATTAAAATCATAGTAGCTGCTCTAGCTATAGCAATCACAGCTTTTTTTGTTCCAGGTATGTCAAACGAAGGAGGAGTATGGTCACTTGTCCTTGCTGCTATAGTCATTGGTTTACTCGATTGGACAATATTAAAATTAACAAGTATAGATGCATCACCTTTTGGTAGAGGTATAGTAGGTTTTATTGTGGCAGCTGTTATATTATATATCACCGGTATGCTTGTAGAGGGTTTTACAGTAACATTATTAGGTGCTCTTATTGGTGCTCTCATACTTGGAGTAGTAGATGTATTTATTCCTGAAGATAAAAAAGTAATGTAA
- a CDS encoding NCS2 family permease, whose protein sequence is MLENIFKLNERNTNIKTEMTAGVATFMTMAYILIVQPSFMQAAGMDVGAVTVVTALLSGVFTLVMGLFTNLPFAMAPAMGSNAFFAFTLVAGGLVTWQEGIGMVFISGVLFLILTALGLREVIVKLIPKNIKLAIGAAVGFFIVLIGFNSAHFMDLSSGSIKMGSLSDKGALLSLIGLAIVVILMANKIKGGILIAIVATTLIGIPMGITNVPNTLITLPPSIEPIFLKLDILGALKLSFIPLMFTFFVGDFFSTLGTLLGVSAKADLLDEEGNLPDINKPFLVDAIATVTGALFGSTVVTTYIESAAGVEEGGRTGLTSVFTAICFLLTIFLTPIAGMIPSEATAPALIIIGLLMLSGIKDIDFSDFTESFPAFATIIFTAYTSSISNGISVGIISYAFVKLVTFKFKDVHWGIYILCIPLVYYFIIM, encoded by the coding sequence ATGTTAGAAAATATATTTAAGTTAAATGAAAGAAATACTAATATAAAAACTGAAATGACAGCTGGGGTAGCAACTTTTATGACTATGGCATATATATTAATTGTTCAGCCTAGTTTTATGCAAGCTGCAGGTATGGATGTGGGAGCAGTTACAGTAGTAACAGCACTACTTTCTGGAGTTTTTACTTTGGTTATGGGGCTTTTTACAAATTTACCATTTGCTATGGCACCAGCTATGGGGAGTAATGCATTTTTTGCTTTTACACTTGTAGCAGGGGGACTTGTGACTTGGCAAGAAGGAATTGGTATGGTATTTATATCAGGGGTATTATTTTTAATTCTTACAGCATTAGGTCTTCGTGAAGTAATAGTAAAATTAATTCCTAAAAATATTAAACTTGCAATAGGAGCTGCAGTTGGTTTCTTTATTGTATTAATTGGTTTTAATAGTGCTCATTTTATGGATCTTTCCAGTGGGTCAATTAAAATGGGAAGTTTAAGTGATAAAGGTGCACTTTTGTCATTAATAGGACTTGCTATTGTAGTTATTCTTATGGCTAATAAAATAAAAGGGGGTATATTAATTGCAATAGTTGCTACAACATTAATTGGTATACCTATGGGAATAACAAATGTACCAAATACTTTAATTACATTGCCACCATCAATAGAACCTATATTTTTAAAACTTGATATTTTAGGTGCTTTAAAATTGAGTTTTATACCGCTTATGTTTACTTTTTTTGTGGGAGACTTTTTTTCAACTCTTGGAACCTTGTTAGGAGTATCTGCTAAAGCAGACTTATTAGATGAAGAAGGTAATCTTCCAGATATAAATAAGCCTTTTTTAGTAGATGCAATAGCTACAGTTACTGGAGCTTTGTTTGGTTCAACAGTTGTTACAACATATATAGAATCTGCTGCTGGAGTTGAAGAAGGTGGGCGTACTGGTCTTACTAGTGTTTTTACTGCAATATGTTTTTTACTTACAATATTTTTAACACCTATTGCAGGAATGATACCATCAGAAGCTACAGCACCAGCGCTTATTATTATAGGGTTATTAATGTTATCTGGGATAAAAGATATAGACTTTTCAGATTTTACCGAGAGTTTTCCTGCATTTGCTACAATAATATTTACTGCATATACATCTAGTATTTCTAATGGTATAAGTGTAGGTATTATATCTTATGCTTTTGTGAAATTAGTTACTTTTAAATTTAAAGATGTGCATTGGGGAATATATATATTGTGTATTCCATTAGTTTACTATTTTATAATAATGTAA
- a CDS encoding amino acid ABC transporter permease, whose translation MSFEYVSKMIVEDWPMFIRGAGITLVIALTGTIIGSFIGLLIGIIRSIPLSDNRMKNIVIKIINKMLSIYIEFFRGTPMIVQAMVIYYGSALAFDIHMNRLLAAIFIVSINTGAYMSEIVRGGIMSIDNGQFEAAQALGMNHFQTMKNIIIPQVIKNILPATGNEFVINIKDTSVLNVIGVTELFFQTKSIAGNNFRFFEAFFIASIIYFLLTFTITRILRNIEKRIDKPIRYNRVKSQIEIDVKAA comes from the coding sequence ATGAGTTTTGAATATGTATCAAAAATGATTGTTGAAGATTGGCCTATGTTTATTAGAGGAGCAGGAATCACTTTAGTTATAGCCTTAACAGGTACTATAATTGGATCTTTTATAGGATTATTAATAGGTATAATACGCAGCATACCTCTTTCTGACAATAGAATGAAAAATATAGTTATTAAAATTATTAATAAGATGTTATCTATATATATAGAGTTTTTTAGAGGAACCCCTATGATTGTACAAGCAATGGTCATATACTATGGATCTGCTTTAGCATTTGATATACACATGAATAGACTATTAGCTGCTATTTTTATAGTTTCTATTAATACAGGAGCATATATGTCTGAAATAGTTAGAGGAGGAATTATGTCTATAGATAATGGACAATTTGAAGCTGCTCAAGCTTTGGGAATGAATCATTTTCAAACAATGAAAAACATTATAATACCCCAAGTAATTAAAAACATATTACCAGCAACAGGAAATGAATTTGTTATAAATATAAAAGACACATCTGTTTTAAATGTTATAGGAGTAACAGAATTATTTTTTCAAACAAAATCTATAGCAGGAAATAATTTTAGGTTTTTTGAAGCTTTTTTTATAGCAAGTATAATTTATTTTTTACTTACTTTTACTATTACTAGAATTTTAAGAAATATTGAGAAAAGAATAGATAAACCTATAAGATATAATAGGGTAAAAAGTCAAATTGAAATAGATGTTAAAGCAGCATAA
- a CDS encoding MalY/PatB family protein: MIKINIKYNFDNTIDRRNTYSRKWDPEILKEMFGRDDLLPLWVADMEFRVAKPIEDAIINRANHPIYGYSKRPESYYDAIVEWINKRFDYKIEKEWIMYTPGVVPAINYIIQAFTDEKDSIMIQEPVYYPFRRSIENNNRNVVNSPLEFDGEKYNINFKDIEEKIQSENVKIFILCSPHNPIGRVWTKAELEKLGNICLENNVLIMADEIHNDLVYEGHTHTMISSINKDFEMNSITCTAPSKTFNLAGMEASNIIIPNSEFREKFQQILDLNNIGFQNPLSIAAVESAYREGEDWLEQLLKYLQGNIEFIEEYLNKNLPKAKFIKPQATYLAWIDLRKYEGNGEILENKIINKGKIALNGGTWFGKDGEGFMRLNFACSRSMLEEGLKRLSKAINE, encoded by the coding sequence ATGATAAAAATTAATATTAAATATAATTTTGATAATACAATTGATAGAAGAAATACTTATTCTAGAAAGTGGGATCCTGAAATATTGAAGGAGATGTTTGGAAGAGATGACTTATTACCACTTTGGGTAGCTGATATGGAATTTAGAGTAGCTAAGCCTATAGAAGATGCAATTATTAATAGGGCTAATCATCCTATATATGGATATAGTAAACGACCAGAATCATATTATGATGCTATTGTTGAATGGATAAATAAGCGTTTTGATTATAAAATAGAAAAAGAATGGATAATGTATACTCCAGGTGTTGTGCCAGCTATAAATTATATTATACAAGCATTTACAGATGAAAAAGATAGTATTATGATACAAGAACCTGTATATTATCCTTTTAGACGTTCAATTGAAAATAATAATAGAAATGTAGTAAATTCTCCCCTTGAATTTGATGGTGAAAAATATAATATTAATTTTAAAGATATAGAAGAAAAAATACAAAGTGAAAATGTAAAAATATTTATACTTTGTAGTCCTCATAATCCAATAGGTAGAGTATGGACAAAAGCTGAATTAGAAAAACTAGGTAATATATGTTTAGAAAATAATGTTTTAATAATGGCAGATGAGATTCATAATGACTTAGTATATGAAGGGCATACACATACCATGATTTCTTCTATTAATAAAGATTTTGAAATGAATTCAATAACATGTACTGCACCAAGTAAGACGTTCAATTTAGCTGGTATGGAAGCATCTAATATTATAATACCAAATAGTGAATTTAGAGAAAAATTCCAACAAATATTAGATCTTAATAATATCGGATTTCAAAATCCTTTAAGTATAGCTGCAGTTGAGTCAGCATATAGGGAAGGAGAAGATTGGCTGGAACAATTATTAAAATATTTGCAAGGTAATATAGAGTTTATTGAAGAATATTTAAATAAAAATCTTCCAAAGGCAAAATTTATAAAACCTCAAGCTACATATTTAGCCTGGATTGATTTAAGAAAATATGAAGGTAATGGAGAAATTTTAGAAAATAAAATAATAAATAAAGGGAAAATAGCATTAAATGGTGGTACTTGGTTTGGTAAAGATGGAGAAGGATTTATGAGATTAAACTTCGCTTGTTCAAGAAGTATGTTAGAGGAAGGATTAAAAAGATTGTCAAAAGCAATAAATGAATAG
- a CDS encoding transporter substrate-binding domain-containing protein, which produces MNRKIILMLILILLINISLIGCNGESNIESAESSNNSDTFKVGLEAGYPPFNWTQIDDSNGAVKISGNSEYAGGYDVEIAKKIAEGLGKELEIVKLEWDGLLPALTSNKIDAIIAGMSPTKERMETIDFSNNYYKSDLVMIVKKGSKYEDSTSINDFKGAKVTAQLNTFHYSVIDQIDGVLKDVAMDSFPAMRVALQSGMIDGYVSERPEGVSAIAANDNFAMVNFQEGFNTSDDDTAIAVGLKKESDLRAKINEILKGISGKERQDIMDKAIKNQPTSQE; this is translated from the coding sequence ATGAATAGAAAAATAATTTTAATGTTAATTCTAATTTTATTAATAAATATTAGTTTAATAGGATGTAATGGAGAATCTAATATAGAAAGTGCAGAATCATCAAATAATAGTGATACATTTAAAGTAGGTCTTGAAGCAGGATATCCACCATTTAATTGGACACAAATAGATGATTCTAACGGAGCAGTTAAAATAAGTGGTAACTCAGAATATGCTGGTGGATATGATGTAGAAATTGCAAAGAAAATAGCAGAAGGATTAGGCAAGGAATTAGAAATAGTTAAACTTGAATGGGATGGGTTATTGCCAGCATTAACTTCAAACAAAATAGATGCAATAATAGCAGGTATGTCACCTACAAAAGAACGTATGGAAACAATTGATTTTAGTAACAATTATTATAAATCAGATTTAGTAATGATAGTAAAAAAAGGTAGTAAATATGAAGATTCTACATCTATTAATGATTTTAAAGGGGCAAAGGTAACGGCCCAATTAAATACTTTTCATTATAGTGTAATAGATCAAATAGATGGTGTATTGAAAGATGTAGCTATGGATAGTTTTCCAGCTATGAGGGTTGCATTACAATCTGGTATGATAGATGGATATGTATCAGAAAGACCAGAAGGAGTAAGTGCAATAGCTGCAAATGATAATTTTGCTATGGTTAATTTTCAAGAGGGTTTTAATACTTCAGATGATGATACAGCAATTGCTGTAGGGTTAAAAAAAGAAAGTGATTTAAGGGCAAAGATAAATGAAATATTAAAAGGTATTTCAGGGAAAGAGCGTCAAGATATAATGGATAAAGCTATTAAGAATCAACCTACATCACAGGAATGA
- the ade gene encoding adenine deaminase, protein MKIMPKDKKKLIESALGKIECDLAIENANILNLFTGEIYTGDVGIYDGFISHIRLNTDEVKIKAKDHYDAKGKYLIPGLIDAHIHIESTMMTPRNFAEAVIPNGTTTVITDPHEIANVCGIDGVKYMIDNSIDVPMNQFILAPSCVPSVPGKENAGAEFQKEDIEEILNLDRVIGLGEVMDFLGVINNDKRMVDILNLVEEKDLFIQGHAPYLSGKDLSAYMCAGPTTDHESRTAKEAVDKMRVGMYVDARDSSISKNVEDIVNGVGKFRYLDYLTLCTDDREAEDILENGHMNDVVKSAVKSGMNPIDAIRSASLNIAREINIRNLGAIAPGYVADMLVVDSLEDIKPESVFFRGQLVAQNGKMKKDIEPKEFEIENINTVYVDNIEKNDFKIKAPIKEGYIKTNVIKYRSLKSSTTDLVVEELPVKEGYLDISHDPDLKYVIVINRHKGFKTKGYGIVRNFGTKEGAIASTVSHDSHNLTICYDNPKNGHIVAKDLIEIGGGISCAKNEKFVEHLSLPIAGLLSKKTCKELAEEAGKMKNALRGFGLVDIKNPLLRIATLALPVIPNAKMSDLGIIDVLNQEKVDLFLNI, encoded by the coding sequence ATGAAAATTATGCCCAAAGATAAAAAGAAATTGATAGAATCAGCTTTAGGTAAAATAGAATGTGATTTAGCTATAGAAAATGCTAATATATTAAATTTATTTACAGGTGAGATATATACAGGTGATGTTGGAATATATGATGGATTTATTTCTCATATAAGATTAAATACAGATGAAGTTAAAATAAAAGCTAAGGATCATTATGATGCTAAAGGAAAATATTTAATTCCAGGATTAATTGATGCTCATATACATATAGAAAGCACAATGATGACCCCAAGGAATTTTGCAGAAGCTGTTATTCCTAATGGAACTACTACTGTGATTACAGATCCTCATGAAATAGCAAATGTCTGTGGAATAGATGGTGTAAAATATATGATAGATAATAGCATAGATGTACCGATGAATCAATTTATACTTGCTCCATCATGTGTTCCCTCTGTTCCAGGAAAAGAAAATGCAGGTGCTGAATTCCAAAAAGAAGATATAGAAGAGATATTAAATCTAGATAGAGTTATAGGTTTAGGAGAAGTAATGGACTTTTTAGGTGTAATAAACAATGATAAGCGAATGGTAGATATTTTAAATTTAGTGGAAGAAAAAGATTTATTTATACAAGGTCATGCTCCTTATTTAAGTGGAAAAGATTTATCTGCATATATGTGTGCAGGTCCAACAACTGATCATGAAAGTAGAACAGCTAAAGAAGCAGTAGATAAAATGAGAGTAGGAATGTATGTAGATGCTAGAGATAGTTCAATATCTAAAAATGTAGAAGACATAGTTAATGGTGTGGGTAAATTTAGATATTTAGATTATCTTACTTTATGCACAGATGATAGAGAAGCTGAAGATATTTTAGAAAATGGACATATGAATGATGTTGTAAAGTCTGCAGTGAAATCTGGTATGAATCCAATTGATGCAATAAGAAGTGCTAGTTTAAACATAGCAAGAGAAATAAATATTAGAAATTTAGGAGCAATAGCACCTGGATATGTAGCGGATATGTTAGTGGTAGATTCTCTAGAAGACATAAAGCCAGAATCGGTATTTTTTAGAGGTCAATTAGTTGCTCAAAATGGAAAAATGAAAAAAGATATAGAGCCGAAAGAATTTGAAATAGAAAATATAAATACAGTGTATGTAGATAATATAGAAAAAAATGATTTTAAAATAAAAGCTCCTATAAAAGAAGGTTATATTAAGACAAATGTAATAAAATATAGATCCCTTAAATCGTCAACCACAGATCTTGTTGTAGAAGAGTTACCTGTAAAAGAGGGTTATTTAGATATATCCCATGATCCTGATTTGAAATATGTTATAGTTATAAATAGACATAAAGGTTTTAAAACAAAAGGTTATGGAATTGTTAGGAATTTTGGAACTAAGGAAGGTGCTATTGCATCTACGGTTTCACATGATTCTCATAACTTAACTATTTGTTACGATAATCCCAAAAATGGTCATATAGTAGCAAAAGATTTAATCGAAATTGGCGGAGGAATAAGTTGTGCTAAAAATGAAAAATTTGTAGAACATTTAAGCTTACCTATAGCTGGTCTTCTTTCTAAAAAAACTTGTAAAGAATTAGCAGAAGAAGCTGGAAAAATGAAAAATGCTTTGAGAGGATTTGGGTTAGTTGACATAAAAAATCCACTCCTTAGAATAGCAACTTTAGCACTTCCAGTTATTCCAAATGCTAAAATGAGTGATTTAGGTATAATTGATGTATTAAATCAGGAAAAAGTAGATTTATTTCTAAACATATAA
- a CDS encoding amino acid ABC transporter ATP-binding protein — MNNIIEIKNLSKSYGDNEVLKDINFSVNKGEVVCIIGSSGSGKSTLLRCINLLEDINGGKILYRGKDILQNDSHNYRTKLGMVFQQFNLFNNYNVLENCTIGPLKVIKKSQDNARKIALKYLEVVGMDSYIEYMPKYLSGGQKQRVAIARALSMEPDVILFDEPTSALDPEMVGEVLKVMRKLADTGLTMLIVTHEMDFAREVADKIVFMDNGIIKEQGSPKQIFNNPKEKRTREFLRRILH; from the coding sequence TTGAACAACATAATAGAAATTAAAAATTTAAGTAAATCTTATGGAGATAATGAAGTGTTAAAAGATATAAATTTTTCTGTCAATAAAGGAGAAGTGGTATGTATTATAGGTTCATCTGGGTCAGGAAAATCTACTTTGCTTCGTTGTATTAATTTGTTAGAAGATATAAATGGAGGAAAAATACTTTATAGAGGTAAAGATATATTACAAAATGATTCACATAATTACAGAACTAAATTAGGTATGGTTTTTCAACAATTTAATTTATTTAACAATTATAATGTATTAGAAAATTGCACTATAGGTCCTTTAAAAGTAATTAAAAAATCACAAGATAATGCTCGTAAGATTGCTTTAAAATATCTAGAGGTAGTTGGTATGGATAGTTATATTGAGTATATGCCAAAATATTTATCAGGAGGACAAAAACAAAGAGTGGCAATAGCAAGAGCTCTTTCTATGGAACCAGATGTAATTTTATTTGATGAACCAACATCTGCATTAGATCCAGAAATGGTAGGAGAAGTTTTAAAAGTTATGAGAAAACTAGCTGATACTGGACTAACTATGCTTATAGTTACTCATGAAATGGACTTTGCACGTGAGGTTGCTGATAAAATTGTATTTATGGACAATGGTATAATTAAAGAACAAGGTTCTCCAAAACAGATATTTAATAATCCAAAAGAAAAAAGAACTAGAGAATTTCTAAGAAGAATTTTACATTGA